Proteins found in one Pectobacterium atrosepticum genomic segment:
- a CDS encoding GGDEF domain-containing protein produces the protein MNDLKYKILKLFSHPTSAFFLFGFISFFIAIFLTHEASRNAWKVERQNLDITIKTYESYNAGGEVTESDITRKTGSYVSARMRAWVFNTRDVRSECINRLSSSDLTFNDMAIIRICQNKLPSIGEYAGKGTLTIIFPVLSPTDELLGIRIRTTSETPSPSFFYTLTSPGSAIIILSIVLLSAILGSLLSLLAKKYLIELPIIARYDDLTGYLRRDAFFLAANKAFSIANLTKRPVCVILIDIDYFKQVDDSFGHSVGDDALKFVADTFKKSFRREDIFGRIGGDEFAIVLPNTGLDDAYTIVDKARERVSETPCETTTGKIRLTVSIGLVEYHATGEDLIEVMKRADDNLYVAKKTRNATAK, from the coding sequence TTGGATTTATTTCCTTTTTTATCGCTATCTTTCTTACTCATGAAGCAAGCAGAAACGCATGGAAAGTAGAACGGCAAAATCTGGACATCACCATCAAGACTTATGAATCCTATAATGCAGGCGGGGAGGTAACGGAGAGCGATATCACGCGAAAAACAGGCTCCTATGTCTCTGCACGGATGAGGGCATGGGTATTTAATACGCGTGATGTTCGTAGCGAATGTATTAATCGACTATCATCATCCGATCTCACATTTAATGATATGGCAATTATTCGCATCTGCCAGAATAAACTGCCATCAATTGGTGAATATGCAGGGAAAGGCACCCTTACTATCATATTTCCAGTGCTATCGCCCACGGACGAACTATTGGGTATTCGGATTAGAACTACGTCAGAGACACCGTCCCCTTCATTTTTTTATACGCTCACATCCCCTGGTTCCGCGATAATCATTCTGAGCATCGTCTTACTTTCCGCTATCTTGGGCAGTTTACTGTCGCTGCTGGCGAAAAAATACCTGATAGAATTACCCATCATTGCCAGATATGACGATCTCACTGGCTATTTACGGCGAGACGCATTCTTTCTGGCAGCCAATAAGGCGTTTAGTATCGCTAATCTGACCAAGCGTCCCGTTTGCGTTATTCTTATCGACATCGACTATTTTAAGCAAGTGGACGACAGCTTCGGCCATAGCGTCGGTGATGATGCCCTGAAGTTTGTTGCTGACACCTTCAAAAAATCCTTTCGCCGCGAAGATATTTTTGGTCGTATTGGCGGTGATGAATTCGCAATCGTATTACCGAATACCGGATTAGACGATGCATATACCATCGTTGATAAAGCAAGAGAACGCGTTAGCGAGACACCTTGTGAAACAACCACAGGGAAAATCAGGCTAACAGTCAGTATCGGGCTGGTTGAATACCATGCCACTGGAGAAGATTTAATCGAAGTGATGAAACGTGCCGATGATAATCTTTATGTCGCGAAGAAAACCCGTAACGCGACGGCAAAATAG
- the tal gene encoding transaldolase: MTDKLTSLRQVTTVVADTGDIAAMKLYQPQDATTNPSLILNAAQIPEYRKLIDEAIAWAREQSSDRKQQVVDATDKLAVNIGLEILKLIPGRISTEVDARLSYDTEASVAKAKHLIKLYNDAGISNERILIKLASTWQGICAAEQLEKEGINCNLTLLFSFAQARACAEAGVFLISPFVGRILDWYKANGDKKEFAPHEDPGVVSVSEIYDYYKEHGYETVVMGASFRNVGEILELAGCDRLTIAPALLKELSESEGEVVRKLSYVGDVKVRPARMTEAEFYWQHNQDPMAIDKLADGIRKFAIDQEKLEKMIADLL; the protein is encoded by the coding sequence ATGACGGATAAACTGACTTCCCTACGCCAAGTGACCACGGTTGTAGCTGATACCGGCGATATTGCGGCAATGAAACTGTACCAACCGCAAGATGCGACCACCAACCCTTCACTGATTCTGAACGCTGCGCAAATTCCTGAATACCGCAAGCTGATCGACGAGGCTATTGCCTGGGCGCGTGAGCAGAGCAGCGATCGTAAACAGCAGGTGGTGGATGCCACGGATAAACTGGCGGTCAATATTGGTCTCGAAATTTTAAAATTGATCCCCGGCCGTATCTCTACAGAAGTGGATGCGCGTTTGTCTTATGACACCGAAGCCAGTGTGGCGAAGGCGAAGCACCTGATCAAACTGTACAACGATGCGGGTATCAGCAACGAGCGTATCCTGATTAAACTGGCCTCAACCTGGCAGGGCATCTGCGCGGCAGAGCAACTGGAAAAAGAAGGCATCAATTGTAACCTGACGCTGCTGTTCTCCTTTGCTCAAGCGCGTGCCTGTGCTGAAGCTGGGGTGTTCCTGATTTCACCGTTTGTTGGTCGTATTCTTGACTGGTACAAAGCCAATGGCGATAAGAAAGAATTCGCGCCGCATGAAGATCCAGGCGTGGTTTCCGTCAGCGAAATCTATGACTACTACAAAGAGCACGGCTATGAAACTGTCGTGATGGGCGCGAGCTTCCGTAACGTTGGCGAGATTCTGGAACTGGCAGGGTGTGACCGCCTGACTATCGCTCCAGCCCTGCTGAAAGAACTGTCAGAAAGCGAAGGCGAAGTGGTGCGTAAACTGTCTTATGTTGGTGACGTGAAAGTTCGCCCAGCGAGAATGACGGAAGCTGAGTTCTACTGGCAGCACAACCAGGATCCAATGGCGATTGATAAACTGGCTGACGGGATCCGTAAATTTGCTATCGACCAGGAAAAACTGGAAAAGATGATTGCAGATTTACTGTAA
- the yaaA gene encoding peroxide stress protein YaaA, whose product MLITISPAKTLDYTSPLATTRYTQPELLDYSSQLISVCKKLTPAHIASLMSISDKLADLNAGRFSEWHPDFTPENARQALLAFKGDVYTGLAAESFSEDDFDFAQQHLRMLSGLYGVLRPLDLMQPYRLEMGTKLENKAGKDLYSFWGDTITEKLNQALHAQGDDVLINLASDEYFKAVKPKNLNARLIKPVFLDEKNGKFKVISFYAKKARGLMSRFIIQNRLTQPEQLKAFNLEGYAFEAADSSADELVFKRHEQ is encoded by the coding sequence ATGCTTATTACTATTTCACCCGCAAAAACGCTCGACTACACCAGTCCTTTGGCAACGACGCGCTATACCCAGCCAGAGCTCTTGGACTATTCCAGCCAGCTCATTAGCGTGTGTAAAAAACTGACGCCAGCACACATCGCCTCTCTGATGAGCATCAGCGATAAGTTGGCTGACCTGAACGCAGGCCGCTTTAGCGAGTGGCACCCCGATTTCACGCCAGAGAATGCGCGTCAGGCGCTGCTGGCATTTAAGGGCGATGTTTATACCGGATTAGCCGCAGAAAGTTTCAGCGAGGATGACTTCGATTTCGCCCAGCAGCATCTGCGTATGCTGTCAGGTCTGTATGGCGTGTTGCGGCCGCTGGATTTGATGCAGCCGTATCGGCTGGAAATGGGCACCAAACTGGAAAATAAAGCCGGTAAAGATCTCTACAGTTTCTGGGGCGACACCATCACCGAAAAACTGAATCAAGCGTTACATGCTCAAGGCGACGACGTGCTGATTAATCTGGCATCGGATGAATATTTCAAAGCCGTCAAACCGAAAAATCTTAATGCCCGGCTGATCAAACCCGTCTTTTTGGATGAGAAAAACGGTAAATTTAAGGTCATCAGTTTCTACGCGAAGAAAGCGCGCGGCCTGATGAGCCGTTTCATTATTCAAAACCGCCTGACCCAACCAGAGCAGCTGAAAGCGTTTAATCTGGAAGGTTACGCTTTTGAAGCAGCAGATTCTTCGGCTGATGAGCTGGTGTTTAAGCGCCACGAGCAGTAA